One window of the Pseudochaenichthys georgianus chromosome 21, fPseGeo1.2, whole genome shotgun sequence genome contains the following:
- the LOC117466883 gene encoding LOW QUALITY PROTEIN: collagen alpha-2(V) chain-like (The sequence of the model RefSeq protein was modified relative to this genomic sequence to represent the inferred CDS: inserted 1 base in 1 codon; deleted 1 base in 1 codon) yields the protein TATAPPIQAVDPGVQATLKALSSQISSMKSPDGTKKHPARTCDDLKRCYPAKTSGEYWVDPNQGSVEDAIRVHCNMDTGETCIAANXESIPRKQWWSTSRNKPVWFGADMNRGTHFIYGNKDQPLNAVTVQMTFIRLLSKEASQSITYHCKNSVGYKDQKNGNLKKAVILKGSNDLELKAEGNNRFRYTVVEDSCTQANGQWGKTVFEYRTQKTARLPIVDFAPVDIGGPDQEFGMDIGPVCFL from the exons ACAGCAACGGCTCCACCCATCCAGGCGGTGGACCCCGGCGTGCAGGCCACCCTGAAGGCCCTCAGCAGCCAGATCAGCAGCATGAAGAGCCCCGACGGCACCAAGAAGCACCCGGCCCGCACCTGTGACGACCTGAAGAGATGCTACCCCGCCAAGACCAGCG GTGAGTACTGGGTGGATCCCAACCAGGGCAGTGTGGAGGACGCCATCAGAGTGCACTGCAACATGGACACTGGAGAGACGTGCATCGCGGCCA CAGAGAGCATCCCCCGGAAACAGTGGTGGAGCACCTCCAGGAACAAGCCTGTGTGGTTCGGAGCCGACATGAACCGCGGAACACAT TTCATTTATGGCAACAAAGATCAGCCGCTGAACGCCGTCACCGTTCAGATGACCTtcatccgcctgctttccaaaGAGGCCTCTCAGAGCATCACCTACCACTGC AAGAACTCTGTGGGCTACAAGGACCAGAAGAATGGCAACCTGAAGAAGGCCGTGATCCTGAAGGGCTCCAACGACCTGGAGCTCAAAGCAGAGGGCAACAACCGCTTCAGATACACCGTGGTGGAGGACTCCTGCACA CAAGCGAATGGCCAGTGGGGCAAGACAGTGTTTGAGTACAGGACACAGAAAACGGCCAGACTTCCTATCGTGGACTTTGCCCCCGTGGACATTGGAGGCCCGGATCAAGAGTTCGGCATGGACATCGGGCCCGTGTGCTTCTTGTAA